GTGccttaagaaaggaaaataagcaCAAAATAACATGCAGCTAAATTCATGATTAGTGCTCTAAGCAGCAgcacaggtttgtttgtttttaaaaagacttaAGTTATTTTGTCTATGAGGTTATAATTTACAGAATCCTGAGAAAATTAGATGTATACCATGAGCATTCAGATCATATATTCAAACATTGTTATTTTGCTGttacagaagagggaaaaaaaataaaggacacTTTCAATTCACCTGTTTCAACACATTCATTTTAATTAGTCACTGATCCTGTAAACATGCTCCATCTTCACATTAGTTTGAAAGAAGTATTTTTATGGTGCTTCTCCAGAATCAAGTTTTATTCCAAATACAGTTTGGTATCAGCACTCGGGCTCTTGTATGGCTTATACAAGAGTTGAATTTTAACTAAAGCAGAACAGGAACTCCCAATCTGCTACAGAGTCTAAGGGGTTTTAAGACTTCCACTAAAGTATATTCCacggtatttttttttttttttaaatctttttttaaaactcaCCCCAAACTAGTTTAGTAAAATATCATACAACACAGCAACAAAATATTGAGAAAGAAACCAGATAAACCAGTCAGAATCCAGTTAAAAtatatggtggtggtggtggtgggggaatcGAAACTCTTACTCAATCCAAAACTTCAGTCAGTTTTTCCTCTCCACAGTAGACACTAATTGGTCCAAGTCTAGGCACATTTTGAAATACTGCACTCTCCTCCCTACcaccttttattttaaatcactcCATAATTCTTTAGGTGGAGTACTGAATAAAGGGATTGGTGAGGAGCTAATAGTTCCAAAGCCTTGTCTTTCCTGGTTCTAGCTCCAGCTCTTTGCCAGCCTTGGTTTTGAGGGCCTTCAGgacttggaaataaaaaaaaaaattcaagtgtaCTAGCTTGGCAGCAGGGCTTTCAAGATGCCCAACTTCAGGGCAAACTACCAAGAAGCCAGCTTCAAAGCCACGTTTGCAGTCTTGGAAGGTACCCGACTGGCAGTATGCAACCTACAAATAGCTGAGGGAGTATCAAAACATCTCAAAACAGatcattttgacatttttcaaagATGAATCTTGAAATTCTAGCTTCCTGTTTCTGGCCAACTCCTAATGTCCTCAGCCCAACAAAAATATcactaatcaaaaaaaaaaaaacaaagaaaaaagcacttGACTTTTGCATCCTATTTGTAACCATTTTACTAATTGAACAAACACACAGTATGCCAAATAAAGACTAAAGACAGGTAATACAAAAaagcctttaagaaaaaaattagagtTATGAAAAAAGAATCAACGAAAGTCTTGAAAGTAAATTTCTTAAAGGATTAGTGTTTTTTTCTAACCTGTTGCTCCTCGGCTATTTGTCTGGAATGGATTTGTTGAAGGTGCCACTGGGGCAACAGGGGCCGCTACAAATGGATTTGTGGAAGGTGTTGCTGAAAgattaaaagttattttatttttagtaaaatacaaaaatctttttaaaatagtcAGTCTGACTTGCATTACATTTATATGATTTTTACACAGAGATACACAAATATCTATAATggcataagaaaaagaaaaagaaaaaaagaatttattatAAAGTGATTAACTTGCAATGTATCACCCACACAGACAACAATATTTTTTTGGCATCCTTTAGCAACTTCAGTATCATTAGTGTCCAAAGTATAGCATCAAGGTGTTTGCTTACAGTCTGCAAAAGTGTTAGTAACACTTAAATACCTCCAAATGGAGCAGGCACACTCGAAGATGCAGGCTGTGTCTGTGCAGTAGCAGCCACAGGTACTGTTCCAAAAGCATTGCTGAAAATAATCCACACATTCAGTGAAGTCAGTGTTGCTTGTTTAACAATTAAATACAACCTACAATTATTGCTGGCATGTAAAAGAATAGAAGAAAGGAATGCTTAGGCACAGTTGGCAAATTTCTATATAATCCACTGATGCCAGGAACTGAGGCCCTGATGCCAGGGTCAGAGACTAACATACTTATACTAAGCAATGGAAAGTCCTTTCCACCAACAGCAAGAGAGAGAATATTGAACAGAAGCCACTGGCATAAAGTTGCAAAGCAAAAGCTTTAGGGTACTTGCAAAACCAAGCATAGCTCTAACAGGCATTTGTTTTTCGTTACTTTAATGATCTAAAAACAAGTGATTGGCACTATATACATTACAAATATCCCAATAACCTTTTGCCAGGGATAATGCTATGATTTTAAATATGCATGCAAATATTCTGTACAGAAGTGTTACCATTTAAGAGGTTTAGTATGTAATGACTAGAAAGGCGCAGAGAACATTCTGCTGACAGACAATATTCATTTTCTCTTACAACATCTAACAGACAGTactattacttaaaaaaaaaaaaatgcagtttcaacAGTACCTCTAAACtcattatttccttatttttggtAAGAAAAAATATAATCAGCTTTAAGCAACTTCCCTTGAGCTATTTTTCCATATACTGATGAAGTCAATTTACAGACTATTACTTCTAATAAAAAGTACCTGCTAACATTACTGGTGGAAGTATATGCATTACTAGAGGTTGCTGTGGAGCTGAACACGCTGTCTAATTCTGCTAGAGCCGCATACTTGTCTGAAGATGCACTTGACTGACTTGGGGCTGACAAAGCAGGACCTGCTGATGCTGTCACTACAGTGCTGAAGCCGCTTCCTTGCTCGCTACCACCTAGAAAGAGAGATACCAGATTAAAAATAACGAAGATGGTTTTCTGCCATCTCTGTTTTCTGCCCTGCTCTGCTAATGTTGAATACTACATGGAAGTTCAGACACACACAGATTTCAGTTTCcaacttaaaaatgaaatatgcatTATGGcctatagagaaaaaaaaaagttaccaagcCACTGCTATTAGCAAAGTGTCACGTTCTACAGCTCCAAAGAGCCTCTGCTTTTCCCAGAATATAATGACTTAATACTATTGTCTTTTCTTCAACTAGAAGAATTCATTGTTTAAAAACACAAATACCATTTCAGAACAAACCTCTACATTACAGATCAACACTTGAATTTTCACACCATTtgagaagcaataaaaaaaaaaagttacagaataACTAGTCATGTCTCCTCAGCATAGCATTAGGTAAATCCATACTCAAGTTTTTCCATCTCCTGAATTTACATTTACAAGCATTAACAGATGCTGCTTCTCAGCCACTCTCTACAGAGACAGTGTCCTCAAATGACTACTCTTACGGCACCAAGCGAATAGGGTATTCTGTAAGATGTCATGAGGTTCAAAGAACCATGATAATGGGAAGTAGAAGAtacaaaaatacacagaacaaCAAAGTATTATCTTTCTATACGTCAACAGTAGTAATGAACCCAAAAGATAAGCACAGATTTTTATAGATAATAAGTAGGAAGAAAGGTACGATACCACAGCATCTTTTGCCAAAGGGCTGACCTTGAGTCATCTGTTTTGCTCCTTATATCCAGTGCAGTTTTGCTACTAAAAGAGTTAACCTCTGTTTGGAATTTTTATACTTCTATAACTTAACCCTTCATAAGGATTGCTAAGCCAAGGAGACAGAGTGACTTGACTGAATATAATCTTCTTGTAGGCTTGTATTGAACACAGACTGAAGCTGAATTTTGCATCTGTGCtaacaaactaaaaataatttcaacTTTAGTTTTGGCAGAACTATTATCCACTGCCAATTAACGCTGGTTCACCCCAAGCAGAAACCGTGAGGTGCCTACAAACTTAAAGTAAAGATTAACAGAATCACATACCATATAAATATTTTTGGTAGCTGATGAAACTTGTTTAGTGCTTCAACAATATAAAGAATAAAACCAATCTGTATGCTAGTGAAATTCTGGTATGAGAAAGCTACTATTGCAGTTCTTCATAATAACTGCTGCTCTCCATTAAAGAAACTTCACCACAGGTTTTTAGCTCAAGTATCTAAAAAAATGCATTACTGCACTAATCATTATTTAGACATTTCAATCTAGAATTCTTCATTTTGACAGCAAGTAGGTTCCCAAAAATTCATTTTCTGATGGAATCCTTTTGGAGTGGCCATGTTAATTTTGAACTTATGTCTTGCACATTATGGCACACAGCAACACAGCGTTTAAATAAGTGAAATTCCACCAATAGTTTAGAGGACAGACATTTTGGAACACAGTAAGTTACTATCTCGACAGACATAGCCATCCTTGTGATATGGAATAAAAGTACTGTAGTACAAACATGTCAAAGAATAAAATTTAATACCTTGCCCTGTGCTGAAGATATTATCTAAATTAGCAAGAGCTGCATATTTGTCTGCTGACTGGAGATTCGGTTTATTCACTGCAGCTTTACTGACTGCAGTTGCCGTTGTGTTGCTCTGAGAAGCACTGAAGGCTCCAAAATCAGCACTGGAGGATTTGGGGAAGTTATCAAAGTGAGCAAAGTTAGCATTCACTGATCCAGCACTTCCACCTGTAACAAAATAAGTCAAACATGATCGATACTCAAAGCTAGAAGTCTCTCCAACTGCAATCGGTGGCACAATAATCCCACCTCTTTGGGGTTACGTGAAGCAACATCTTCCCCCTGCACCATCCCACAGGTTTAAAACCCTTTCCCATATCCTTCAAATTCATGTTGGATCACCAGATTAAATAATTTATAATATTTAGTCTGTAgatcagagattaaaaaaaccttTAACAGCTTGATCACAGTCATAATTAGATCTTGCAAAACTACTTTAACAGTTTATGGGTAGTACCTAATTTCAGCAATAACATTttactagaaaaataaatattggtctcagttttaaaaattcagaatgcaggaccttcattttcctttcttatgtGTCTAATGAATAGCTACTATTTGAATTTACTTAATGGTACGATATGTTTGACCATTTCAGATGTCAGTCATTACTCCAGGCAAAAAACACAGCTCAAAAGTCCAAAAGTAGTATGATATGCCACCATGTCAAGATTCAGAGAGACTTGTTCAGTTTTTTATTCTCAGATTTTCAGACTGCAACCAGTCAGAAAGGGGTGGGATTTAAgggggagatgcagctctttttATATCAAgtctcttctgacctcaaagACATATAAGTCAATTTGAAAAATGTGGCTTAGGTCCATATAACAGAACTTGTATTTAAATATGAAACTATGAGCTTCCAACTCTTCAGTGTCCAGAGTGTTAAATTGTTCCATTAGGtacattaaatataaaatatataataattggTTGAGGATTCCACTCatacaacaaaaaaaagacacgCAACTTTTTAATAGCTTAATCAATGAAGTTAAGACATATGCAACAGTAGAACTGAAAATGCTATACAACAATGGCAAACAGTGAAGCAAGCTGAGTTTTCCACTGCGTGGAACTTACTGTGCACAGCCTGAAGAGGAAAAGCTGAAGTAAATTCACCAAAACTGCAGCTAGATGAAAGCGTTCTGAACGCTGGACAGCCAGAAATTGTGTGGGGGTTAAAGTTAACataagaagggagaaagaaaatttgaaaaaaaagtttaaaacaacaCCAcactcaaaagaagaaaaaaaaaaaaagacaaaaaaacaaaaaaaaggaaaagagtcaGTCAGCCAAAGATCTAGACAAACAGCAAGTGTAAGCTCAAGCAAAAGTTTTAAAGCATGATcaaattaaaggaaaacaaaataaatcttaGCAATAGGCTCTACACATGAAGCCCTTTGACAGCCATAGTAAAGTGTGTgcatacatattatatatacacacacacacacacacagagacatactttttttttttttttttttaagtagtctgATGTGCTTTTGGGTTTACTGAAACCCTTCTAAGATGAAAATAGTCAATTTAATATTTATCATAAGCAGCATGGTTGTGCTCTATTTTTATAATTCTTTCAGGTGTAGAGCTAACAATAAACATACAGTGCCCATAAATCAGACTTCTtagtagcattaaaaaaaaaaaaggaagaaaagaaaagaaaatcaacacCAAACAGAAGGAATTCATTTTGAGTTTCCCCAGAGCTTCAGATGGCTTGATTGCACTAAAGCAGGCAGATGCAAGAAAAACTCAAGTGTCTTCCAACCTAAAGGTATGGTTTATTTCAATTAAGTATTAATCAGAAGTGCTAGGAGTTCTACCTGTATTTTGGGGCTGAAAAGAAGACTGACTTGCTGTGGGGAAACCTCCAAAATTACTCGAGCCACTAGACTGTCCAAATGCATCAAAGTTTGCAAAACCTGCatttgcagagctctgtgctgtaAATTGCAAAGGAACAAAACATGTTAATGGATatgggaaaaaacacaaaaacagatgTATTAAGTGAATTAATGGTCATGACAGCCTCCAAGGGTTGTGTCCTGCCTTGTAATTTCTTTTTACATAAGAAGTATACATAATATTCTACAAATAAAAGTTGTCTTTGAAACAAACTTTCATGAATCGCCTTCGCAGACCTAGGTCAGTTACTGCtacttcttctctcctcctcacaGCTACATGACCTAATGAAGTCCAGTCTAGCTTAAGCCTATAGTGTTTGGGGCGAACATTGCTTGGGGAAAAACAACCAAAGAGCATAGAATACCAAAGACAGCTGTAGAAGCCAAACAAGGTATCACTCTAAACACTGCCTCCCAGAAGTAGGATTTGTGGACTAACTGAGCATTTGTTTGAGAACAGAAATTAGAAGGTGTTCTTATACTAACAATTTGAATTCTTCCTATACAAAGAGCTTCTTCCTTGGGGGGATTTAGTTTAGTATCACTTGAATAGTTTCCGCTAGGCTTATAAATGCATTTTACTGTAAAATTAAGTTTTATAAAAACTAAAATCAAAGTACAGAAATATGGAAAATCAATACCAATGTCAAGAAGATAACATGCATAGAGTGAATCCACAAAATAAAATCCAAGGAAATTTCAAACAGAATTTCAGTTTGGTCCTTCCTTTCGTGCCATACTATAGGaggaaataaaagttaaaatccATCTAACTTCAAACAGCTGGTCATTCAAGCATGAAAATTCAACAGGAATTGAGTACCTAACTGATAAGCTGCCCTGAAAGTCTTAGCCACTGTTACTAGCaagcagaaaatgtttttaatcaaATATAAAGAGATAAGCTGAGTCACTCTTTAAAGAAAGCTAACAAAACACCTTTTAGTGGGAAAGTGGTGGGAATACATTCTATTATTAAGGTCAGCACTTCCAGGTTAGCCTGGAGGAATTTCGCAGTCAAGTAAATCATCCATGGGAACAATAAATGATGCTGATGGTTTAAGTATTGCTATAGGTAATGCTGGCTACTTAAAGAAAAGGTTGCATTATTTCACTGaacaatttctattaaaaaagcaTCTGTACTACAAGTTTATAAACTAAAAGGGCATTTTTATACAACTACTGCACAATGCTAATAATACAAACACAAGTACAGGTATTTCCCCTTCACGTGGGGGATCGGGAGAGAGGGTGAGGTGCAACTCTACTTGATAAACTTTTTATTAAGAGCACTCACAAGAGTCAACAAGGAAGGTGGCGGTGGGAGTGgcagggggagaagagggaaagcaAGCTCCCAGGACTAAGTTTAGCCCTGAAGTTTTCCCCTTCAAAGTGGGCAAGGAGGAAAAAGTTgacaaaaatagaggaaaaatagTTTCTGTCATTAGACAGCATTCTAAAGACTCCAAATTCCACTGTAAGAATTCAATTACAATTTGATTAAAAATGGAGATGATGCTATTACAGTGAGGCATCAACTGGGTAGGAGCTACACAAATATCTGTGTTTAATTTACTGAATAGTATTAAGTTCACAAAATTTATGTCATTCCTAGATTTGTGGAAAAGTTCTGTATTTGAACtactcacacacacagacaacTACGTGAAGAATCCTGAATCAAGTACCTTTCAAATCTAGACTGAGAAAACAGAATGTATTCTATTACAGCCTACATTTAATGATTTTATTGAATCAGCTGATACAAAAGTATGATTTACAAGACAGCCCATGTTAAAACAACAGTGCCCTAAAGACTCTTCTGCAGAGTATTCAGATATTAACCTTGCATTATTTTACACAGGTTCAAACTTTACAATGAGAAAGTAGCACAAAAGTAAAGACCAGGTAAGGACCTGTACTTTTCTGTGCCTGGATGATATGTACATCATGTTTTTAAGGATGGACTGTCAATTCCAAACTGAAGTTTTCCACCCAGAAGCCCAAGAACATCACTAACATAAGGAACCTCAGTGGATTACAGATAGGTCCAAATTTGCAACTGCTGTGGTGACTGCAGATCAATGAGGTGGCACAAAAGCCAACTGGCTAAAGCTAGCTTGGAGGTACGACACCACCACAGTCATGGCAACACAAGCTAGCCTTCACAGTCTTTGCTCAACTCCTCCTGCGGGGTTTCCACTACAAAGTGCAGTATAACGGTATGAAATATTCCAAAACAAAAGCCTCTGTAATAAAGACTGCATTTATTTACTTATGAAATTGAAAATAATTCTCCAGAAGACAATAATTGTGTTGTACTACTATATTTCTTCTGAGTGAAGTCTGTTCTTCCTCGTGATCCACGACAGAGTTGTCCTGTGTCATCATGcctttttaaaaccttttgtTCAGGTACGCTAAGTTCATAGAACGTCTGCACGCCAAATAATTCTTAACTTCTTTTGTCACTATTAGCAGTATATAAGCAATAGACCGGGAGAATAGTTATCTACTATTCGCCTTCAAAATCTCATCATTTTGCAGAAGTTAGGGAACTTTGCAAGTTAGACACATAAAGTAAATGGGAGGTCAGCATGTTTCCCCTTCAACACGCAGCAACAGCCTGAGCCAGCATGGTGTATCAGGAAACTCCAAAAAAGGAACATATCAGAAGTTACACTGCCTGTGTTATTTTCACGCTTTACATGTGGATATCACAGATCACAGCAGagatttctgaatattttcctcCCAGCTTCTACACTCAGTTGTGTCTTAACTGCAGAGAGAGTAACTGCTTTAGCAGACATTAACCTGGCTGCTGCTCTTCAGCAAGTTCTTTAGGTAGCCATAGCGTACACACAGGAAGGACAAACAGTCCATCCCCATTTTGCAGGGGTAGCAAAAAGCACCAAGGCCCAAACAAGAACACCAGCCAATAGACCACAGGCTCTGAGAAAGCAGCACTGGATCAGATGCAAAATCTTCCATCCTCTGCTACAGTGTGTGATTGGCTGACAAGTTACATGTTCATGGCTCACTAAATGAtcatttaaaacttatttttgcaAAAGTTGATAGATTTACAAACCCTCCTCCTTGCATTCTAAAGGGAAGAGTCTGTAGTCTTTCATTACCAGTTTTTGTTAATGCTACCCTGTGGTTACTGCACATAACACAAACCTTACCAACATTTTATACTAGTGCTCCAGAAAACAACTTTACAAAAAACTGGTTTGTGATATACATTCAGCTATCACATGCTTGgaattggattttgtttttttagaaattaaTTCACAAGCCTTGAAAGTGTTTTATCTTCTAAAACTTATGCAAAGGAGTCAGGGGAATGAACACAATCTgcaatttttgaaataaaaaaaagtttgtatatTTGGATATTCCTCACCCTTGTGATTTTCAGCACTTATTTCAACCAGAAATTAAcagaatcttaaaaaatatatatataatttattctgGAGTGATCATATCACATCTTATCCTTATAACTATTACCCAGAAAAGATGCAGCAGAATTGTGTCTAGATTTGGAGCACAATATTGAAATATTGCTTTAACAGAACTTCCACCTCCTGAAACTCATGAAGAGTAATGAAGTACACAAATATAGAATCATTCAGCACAAGTTTGGACAGAATTAGAATTATGGGAAAGTGTTAAGTATCTGCAGCTTCTTTCAGTAACACTGCAATATTGGTCAGTCAGCACAAGTTTGCTTAATTAAATATACCTCCAAGAAGATGATTAACATTAAAGCTTATGTCGAGCATTTTACCAAAAAACACTGCAACAGCAACTCCTCTTCAGCATTACTGAATTCAGCCAATCATTTCACAACATGTTTTAAAAGCTCAACTTTAAGCAAGCCTTGATACTTTGCTCAATTCCTCCGGTACATGACTTGTGTCCCTTCAACCACAGTTCGTCTCAGCTTTTAGCAGTTTCAATACAATTTAAGAAATTTTTCTTATTCTTACTTGCTTAGCGGCATTGCAGTTTCTCTCAGAAAAACGAGATGAAAAACTCATTCAGACAAGGCAGGCAAAGGTACTTTCCCACAATTATAATGCAAGTTAGCAACAACATACTTCAGTGACCACAGAATCAACTTTTCTTTAGAATAGACTTCTATGGGTCAAGATCTTTGAGCTGAAAATAAACCCTGAGGGCTCAATATATGTTACTGAGGACATTCTTTAAGAATTCAAGGCCTACCCCCATCCTCAGTCAAGAGATATGTTCAAGGGTTGTTTATTCTTCCTGAAACTACAGAATACTACCCACATGGACTTTATTCAGTTtgatacagacaaaaaaaaaaaaaaaaaaagagtattttctttAACTGAGGAAGCCTTGTTTTTCTCTAACAAATTGACAGTTACTGTCAATGGATTTGAACTCCTTTAAAGTCTCTACATCTGCTTTCCTTCCATGAATGCTCTTCCTattaattttcagaaagaaaactgaaggTCTAATATCAGCCTCTCCCCACATTATGTTACTCATTCTCACTCACTCCCCCAAAGAATTATAAGTCCTGGTAGTAGGCAGAAAACATTTGAATCATAGATATCACAGAAAATGGCTATAGCAACTCCTGCCTTATAAACACACACCCACAGTATTATCATCGGTTGCTTTCAAGTCTTCCTTTAGATTTTTATAAGGAAAGGTTAAGCAATAGAACACTCTCAAGGCACAGAAATCAGATGCACCTCATAAATGACTTTAGTTCAAAGTCAtcaaaaaataaaagtatattttaCATGTTTAAAAGGGATAGTCTGCTCAGAATACTTACCTGTATGACTGTTGAAGTGTGCAAAGTTAGCAAAATTCGCTGTAGCAGTTgaatgaggagcaggagcagcaaaGATATCTGAGCCAAGGTCACTGAGGAGAtcaaattgtttcttttcttgttgcTGCTGTCCTTGAGATCGAACTACAACAGGAGACTACCAATAACATTTTAATtagctaaacaaacaaaaaagctgctATTTTACCAAACTGACTTTTTTGCAAGATGCTAAAAGGACAGAGTCATTTACTTTTAGAACAGTTCTATATTTGCACTCTCCTGACTGATAATTCCTTGCAAACCACAAGGTTTATCAAATGAAATCGCATGTTTCTTAGACAaaatcttcaggaacaagtgccTTAAAGACGCTCTGTACAGCACAGACCCTCCTGCTATGTAGGAGGCAGGCATTCTATTTATGATACTGGAATGGTTAAGGGAACTCTGCAGCAGGCTTCCATTCATTAAAGGGGCCCTGAAGAATAAAGTAGCCGCAAATAAACAAGCAACTTCAAAATTATGCATTTCTACAGTATTTGCAGTTTTAAATAAAAGCCATAAAACTTAGTTttacaaattagaaaaaaaaaattcactgcattctgaaaaaaacatttagaaTTCAGTACAGGATAAAAAATTCATAGGAAGGCTACAAGTTGCAAGACTCTGGATTTTGAGTGTGTAAGAAGTCCATTCAAAAGTTGTCTGTTCCCTAATGGTAAAACAGCCTTTCAAAAACAGCCTTTCTTACAGACTTAAGCTATACTATTGTTTGGCTTTACATAATAACATACAGACACATCATGAAGGTCCCTTGATGAGACAGTTGCAGATGCACGCAAAGTAATAGTGACAATGCATACTTTTCATCCACATACACATACTACtaattttgcagttaacagtACCAGCCATTTTattgctttaaagaagaaaaatcacagaagtaAAACACATTGGGTTCAAAGTATTGAcatatttaagcaaaaaaaaccaaTCATCATTAAATTTGTCAATCACACTGAAAGATCCTGCTTCAAGAAAATAACCATTTAAAAAGTCCATTTGGTCAATAACAAGGTAGCATCTTTTCAGACAAGCTTAACTTAGAGTCTGATCTTCAATACATAAAATTATCTTTAGTGATATTCATATTTTTAGGTAGCAGCTGCTATTGCAAAAATTCTCATCCTACTAATAAGAGAAACAGTATAACTGAACAGTTCTGTGCTCTTCAGCTCTGTCATTATTTACTCACTTGACTAGGTGTGCCCTTGTTTAAGTGCAGTGCTGGTGCAGCTTCTCCCAAAAGAGATTTAAGTGGCTTCACCTCAGGTGTGCTGCTTGTACTACTTGCAGAAGACCCTGATATGGATGCATGGACTGATGCCACAACCTTTGCTTGCTCTGGAGGAACATACCTACATTGAACAAGAGGATTTGATTTTATAAGTTTAACATGAAAAGTTTTGCCCAACATCTACAAGACCAGAAGCGTGAAAACTGCTAGGAGATCTCAGCTTTGCTATTTTAACCACTGGCCCAGCAACAAATTCTATCAGTAGTTTGAAAAATAGCCAGGATTTAAACAtgccagatatttttaaaaatgggcTAGAATTCCAAACCTTCAATATTCTATAGCCCTTTAAGGCCACATGCATCTTTACTTCTTAATAAAAGCCTGCAAAACTTCCTTTTATGCTGTTGCCAATGCCACCTTAAACAACTTCTGTTCCATCAAGATAAACTACACATTGAGAAACTTCTTTAAATAGTTTACCTTCTCTACTTCCTGTACGATTTCTGGACTTTATTCAGAAGTCTCTTTACTTTATGAAGCTGTGTGATCGAGGCCAAAGGGCACACAAAAGGGACAGTACATTCAAGATTGCAAGGATAACATTAGTAAATTTTTATTCCTGGTCAGAGAAGTAATCTccataaaaatagtttttaaatcaaaaagatTTTAAAGCTATCTTACcatcttttcttttcatatttttcctgtAGAAATTCCTTTACTTTCTGTGGATCCCTGAAGTCTGGAATTGCTGATGATCTGTCATCAAATAGTCCTAGCCAAATCTGTTTGCacaccttatatatatatatatatataaaaaaaaaagattgattattcagagaaaatattttaattaaaagcttatTTAAATTTACAACAGTTAATACATCAAACCATAAAAAAAAGTATGCTGCACATCAATCATTGCAGATTGAGCTTCTTTAACAACTGACTGGTGGACCCTATCTGGTCTAAATAGTTAAAGTTGAGACCACCTGTCACTACAGCACAAGCAAATCCTACCATCCAACTTCATTGTCAAATACTGCTCTTGCGAAAGATTTATAATACATATTCAGGAAGGGACAAAGCACCTAAATTCTATTTGTAATTTTCAAGAGCCTTCGCCTAATTCCACACATACTGTTACCCTCCATTTTAGAGTTTAAACAGTTTCCCC
The sequence above is a segment of the Apteryx mantelli isolate bAptMan1 chromosome 9, bAptMan1.hap1, whole genome shotgun sequence genome. Coding sequences within it:
- the AGFG1 gene encoding arf-GAP domain and FG repeat-containing protein 1 isoform X3, with the translated sequence MAASAKRKQEEKHLKLLREMSSLPPNRKCFDCDQRGPTYTDMTVGSFVCTSCSGILRGLNPPHRVKSISMTTFTQQEIEFLQKHGNEVCKQIWLGLFDDRSSAIPDFRDPQKVKEFLQEKYEKKRWYVPPEQAKVVASVHASISGSSASSTSSTPEVKPLKSLLGEAAPALHLNKGTPSQSPVVVRSQGQQQQEKKQFDLLSDLGSDIFAAPAPHSTATANFANFAHFNSHTAQSSANAGFANFDAFGQSSGSSNFGGFPTASQSSFQPQNTGGSAGSVNANFAHFDNFPKSSSADFGAFSASQSNTTATAVSKAAVNKPNLQSADKYAALANLDNIFSTGQGGSEQGSGFSTVVTASAGPALSAPSQSSASSDKYAALAELDSVFSSTATSSNAYTSTSNVSSNAFGTVPVAATAQTQPASSSVPAPFGATPSTNPFVAAPVAPVAPSTNPFQTNSRGATAATFGTASMSMPAGFGTPASYSLPTSFSGNFQQPTFPAQAAFPQQTAFAQQPNGASFAAFGQAKPVVTPFGQVAAVGVSSNPFMAGAPTGQFPAGSSSTNPFL